AGTTCTTCTAATTTTTTGAGTATTTCCGAATCTAACGTGCCATCTTCAACACCTGGATGTATGCGTTTAATAGGAACAGCAAGAATAATTAACTCATAAATATATTGCTGAATATTAACTTCATAACTTCCATGAGGAAGAATTAATAAGTCAATGTTTTCATCATTATACTCATCACCAAACTTGACTACCAAATCAAAATCGTTTTCGATATCTTGATTATAAGGTTCGTTAGTGAGATCACAATGGACATTAACCCATCCAGAAATTTTAAAATGTAATTCTAATAAAGTTGACTTTTTTTCTAAAACTAAATCAACATTTACTTTAACATCATTAAAATCTTCATACTCAAAATGTTCAAAGAACGATTGCTCAATGTCATACTCAAAATGATGCTTGCCAATTTTTAACCCTACAAATGGAATTGTAAACTCTTTTAACGACTTCATAATCACATCTATTTTGAGCCCGCAAATATATAAATTTTTATTTACGGAGCATTACTTATTAACATTTTTTTGTTTATATCTTAAATTATTTTGGTTTTACCCAAAAAAACTAGCAATCAAGAGGTTAACGACGCTCACTACGCGAGGCCTTTTTTAGGGGATTTGCAGTGAGTTCTTCATAATCGGTTCGGTTCTTAAATATTTGCATAGCACTGTAGACGGCTTCTTTAAAAGAATTTTCATCGGCCACACCTTTTCCTGCAATTTCATAAGCTGTCCCATGATCGGGCGATGTTCTAACTTTATTTAAACCAGCTGTATAATTAACGCCTTGACCAAAGGATAAGGTTTTAAAAGGAATTAATCCTTGATCGTGATACGAGGCAATAATAGCATCAAAGTTTTTATAATTATTAGAACCAAAAAAACTATCGGCTGCATAAGGTCCATATACCAACTTACCACTTTCTTTTATTTTTTGCAAAGTTGGTCGTAAAACAACATCGTCTTCATGCCCAATAACACCATTGTCGCCAGTATGTGGGTTAATCCCTAAAACAGCAATTTTAGGTTTTTGAATTTTAAAATCCTTTTTTAGGGATTCGTAAACGGTATTAATTTTTTGCTCGATTCGTTTTGGCGTAATGTGGCTGGCTACATCTTTAACAGGCACATGATCGGTAAGTAAGCCCACTCTAAATCCGTTATGAATCATAAACATTAAGCTTTCTCCTTCTAATTCTTGAGCCAAATAATCGGTATGCCCAGGGAACTTAAAAGCTTCCGATTGAATGTTATGTTTATTTATAGGTGCTGTTACTAGCACATTAACAAAACCTTCCTTTAAAGCCTTTGTAGCTGCCTCCAACGATTTAATAGCAAAGGCACCTATATTAAGGTCTTCTTTACCAAATTCAATTTTAACAGGATCATTCCAACAATTAAAAACATTAACCTTTCCAGCAGCAATCTGATCTAAATCTTTTATACTATTAAAATTTATTTCCGATTTAAAATGCGTTTTATAAAAAGTCATGACTTTAAACGAAGCAAAAATTACGGGCGTACAAAAATCTAAAATCCTTGCATCTTCAAATGTTTTTAAAACAATTTCTCCACCAATGCCGTTTAAATCACCTATGGATATTCCTACTACTATATTTTCTGTCTCCGTCATTAAATAATGATAACTTTTGTTTGTAATTTTGATGCAGCAAATTTAATTAAATAAACCCACAATATTATGTTTACTGGAATTATTGAAACGATTGGTACGGTTTCTCATTTAGAAAATGAACTAGACAACCTACATATCACTATAAAAAGCAGCATCACATCCGAATTAAAAATCGATCAAAGTGTGGCACATAATGGTGTTTGTTTAACTGTGGTGAAGATTGATGAAGACGCCTATACTGTAACAGCCATTAAAGAAACCTTAAACAAAACAAACCTAGGTACTTTAAAAATTGATGATGCCGTCAATTTAGAGCGCGCCATGAAACTTGGCGACCGACTTGATGGTCATATCGTACAAGGTCACGTAGATCAAACCGCTGTGTGTACGGAAGTGAAAGAAGAAAATGGCAGTTGGATATTTACTTTTAAATATGATGCAGCTTTAAACAACATCACTATCGAAAAAGGCTCGATAACTGTAAACGGCACGAGTTTAACCGTTGTAAACTCACAAAAAGACCAATTTAGCGTTGCCATAATACCCTACACTTACGAACACACAAATTTTAAAACCTTTAAAAAAGGTAGTGTTGTAAATTTAGAATTTGATGTTTTAGGAAAGTATGTGGCGCGTTTAAACGATCTAAGTAAGGAATAAAAACTACTTCTCTTTATTAAAAAGTGTCTTTTTAGCCCCATAGGCTATAGCGACAACTATACCAGCAATAATGCCGCCGTCTATAGGAAGACCTGGAGGTGGGGGTGGAGCTGGGACAGGGGGGTCTTGAACCAAAGCTGTTCCGGTAAAACTTACTATTAAAAATAAGCCAAATAGAACTCCTCTTTTAAATTGTCTGTCTTTCATACGCGAACAAATTTAAAAAAAAATATCAGTAAACGATATTAACATAAAATTATTTTTCCATTAGAGTTCATTTATAGACTTCAACCGTCTTTTGGATGGCAATGAATTGATATTCTAAACTTTATTCAGGAAAAACTTAAGCCTTTGATTTTAATAAAGCATTGGTTTATAAGAAATATATTTATAATAAAAAAGCCTCACATTACTGTAAGGCTTTACAATTTCTAAAAGTGGTCCCACCTGGGCTCGAACCAGGGACAATAAACTACTTATTTTCAAACATTTGACAACTTGCCAACTTTAGTAGCAACCTTTTTGTATACCTTTTTCTAATAAATAGAGCTTATAAACTTTTGATCTACAAAAATAAACCAACCTAATTTACTCTGGGGAAAGAAGAAAACAACTTTATTTTTTACTAGTTGAAAAATTAAACAACCCCACGTTGATATAAATGCTCCTGAAAGCCTATAAACGTATTTCTGATGGTTGATATGTCCCCTAAATGTGTTTTTGCATCTGCTATTCCTTTGTATTTTAATATTAACAAATCTCCTAGCTTATCGTCGTCTAATTCTTCTACACCAACTTTTACGTATTGGTCTAATACAAAATTTAAGAACTCCTGCTGTGCAGGATTATAGTCTTGGAAATGAATTTTAGCACGTTCTGCTCTATCCAGTCTAGGCATTAAATCTTTACTATAAGCAACAAAAGATAATACATCGTATAAATCGCTATCTTCTCCATGAACCAACTTTCTTAATTCATCTAATTGAGAAGATGTATATCCTTTTTCAGACAACTCTTCTAATAACTTCTTTCTTGTACTTGGTAAACTCCATATTTCCCTTAATTCATCTTCGTTTTTAAATAGTGATGGTAAATCGCCAAACAACTGATTCATAAATTCCTCCATCCCTATTTGCTTACCATCAGACCCCCAAAAGGTTGTACGTATCGTAGCATCAATTTCTCTCGCCTTACCATCTGATAGTTTAATTTTTATTATTTGCTGCGGTGGTTGCTCACAAATACAAGGTATGTTATCACATTCAGCACAAGGTTCTGGCGGGTCTACTGTACATTGACATGGTCTTACACCACAAACCTTACAAGTTCTTGAACCCCCATCTCCTGTTGGTGGTTCTGGCGGCTCTGCTTCACCGTCC
This genomic interval from Tamlana carrageenivorans contains the following:
- the pdxA gene encoding 4-hydroxythreonine-4-phosphate dehydrogenase PdxA gives rise to the protein MTETENIVVGISIGDLNGIGGEIVLKTFEDARILDFCTPVIFASFKVMTFYKTHFKSEINFNSIKDLDQIAAGKVNVFNCWNDPVKIEFGKEDLNIGAFAIKSLEAATKALKEGFVNVLVTAPINKHNIQSEAFKFPGHTDYLAQELEGESLMFMIHNGFRVGLLTDHVPVKDVASHITPKRIEQKINTVYESLKKDFKIQKPKIAVLGINPHTGDNGVIGHEDDVVLRPTLQKIKESGKLVYGPYAADSFFGSNNYKNFDAIIASYHDQGLIPFKTLSFGQGVNYTAGLNKVRTSPDHGTAYEIAGKGVADENSFKEAVYSAMQIFKNRTDYEELTANPLKKASRSERR
- a CDS encoding YceD family protein; its protein translation is MKSLKEFTIPFVGLKIGKHHFEYDIEQSFFEHFEYEDFNDVKVNVDLVLEKKSTLLELHFKISGWVNVHCDLTNEPYNQDIENDFDLVVKFGDEYNDENIDLLILPHGSYEVNIQQYIYELIILAVPIKRIHPGVEDGTLDSEILKKLEELSPKLKEDETKVELEDMDPRWNTLKKLLTDK
- a CDS encoding riboflavin synthase — translated: MFTGIIETIGTVSHLENELDNLHITIKSSITSELKIDQSVAHNGVCLTVVKIDEDAYTVTAIKETLNKTNLGTLKIDDAVNLERAMKLGDRLDGHIVQGHVDQTAVCTEVKEENGSWIFTFKYDAALNNITIEKGSITVNGTSLTVVNSQKDQFSVAIIPYTYEHTNFKTFKKGSVVNLEFDVLGKYVARLNDLSKE